In one Betta splendens chromosome 14, fBetSpl5.4, whole genome shotgun sequence genomic region, the following are encoded:
- the usp28 gene encoding ubiquitin carboxyl-terminal hydrolase 28 isoform X1, with amino-acid sequence MRTEQAENGENAANSQNEMLINQLREITGIQDPHILCRALSASQGDIGHAVGLLTTQPSEVQVPGDKQESGISVDAWEGHTAVRNDELQAAIELSLQESHNAQEEERQFHRALEASAEENAARLKRRRCEAQSETCSPADWIRQDDWPVGIRNVGNTCWFSAVIQSLFHLPVFRRLVLNYHLSERILEKCKSHSDKRNIAFMQELRCLFALMVGSTRRFVDPSAAVELLRDAFRTSEAQQDVSEFSHKLLDWLEDAFQLAANGNNTEDKQQNPMVQLFYGTFVTERAHEGKLLYNIEQFGQYPLQVNGFNNLDECLEGAMVEKEIESLHSDHIITSGRERWFKKLPPVLTFELSRFEFNTQLGRPEKIHKKLEFPQIIYMDRYLHKNIEQTHERRGEVKRLKEQLAVLQQKLECYKSYGSGPTKYPLADMLQFVLEFATTKPTSVSPAEDLRPAASSPTPSGQSVCEPACDNSEHGDADASEGLVPSVSSCQRTPIYKPFTQCRHPVDCPPHPAPHSITEEELHFTKTCLQRWRAEVENDISELKASIDKLTQMLEGMYSDNSLCQAPYRLHAVLVHEGQASAGHYWAYIYDHANRRWMKYNDVNITESSWEELERDSFGGVTNASAYCLMYIDDRRPHLITEDTDHETGQALRGADSLPPLLRRYVHEDNRWFQQEIAEWEEQFCQAATPQGESTAPAEPPEPGPDDVALAPVGPAPQSGPSTEELEQGADPEAQPDPDPAEDKDPESESAEKPEATEESQRASEAPQTPSCQCNDSSSSSAATDTAGSDQSVTSAEPELQSQAPGHEGELSNQAKPDLAVAEGDAAAVGLGAESAADAEAPPAERAEEELQQEAPARQRQPENEVSEVEIPNVGRIMVRADADGYNEEMMLTPAMQGVILAIAKARQTFDKEGPEAGLIKAFHEEYSRLYELSQEVTTLQEDARLQHSLVYFFQNKAPKRIIERTLLEQFTDRNLSFDERAISIMREARAKLRLIKPEDMDMEEYMQWHDDYRMFRTVFVYLLTGLEHYQHGKIREALIYLAHAFETNDALLKNGEKRGVDKLLIAPYRRKCLTVLNDRASRLFCSGEESKVEEAVAIMDDAVIPCLHLMSRDSALLQEDREAMESIRSHWCCCLGQDMDDSLQVKLGEFLPRVLDGSAGTVVLKDPPKVHVNQAHDLCSRLAAVMESIHNTSIVTVK; translated from the exons ATGAGAACTGAACAGGCGGAAAATGGCGAAAACGCAGCAAACTCG CAGAACGAAATGCTGATCAACCAGCTGAGGGAGATCACCGGCATCCAGGACCCGCACATTCTCTGCAGGGCCTTGAGT GCCAGTCAGGGTGACATTGGACATGCTGTTGGACTCCTGACAACCCAGCCTTCAGAAGTCCAGGTTCCTGGAGACAAACAGGAGTCAGGGATCTCCGTAGACGCCTGGGAGGGCCACACAG CGGTTCGTAACGATGAGCTGCAGGCCGCCATCGAGCTCAGTCTGCAAGAGTCGCACAATgcccaggaggaggagagacagttCCACAG GGCTCTGGAGGCGAGCGCGGAGGAGAACGCCGCCagactgaagaggaggaggtgcgaAGCCCAGAGCGAGACGTGCAGCCCGGCGGACTGGATCCGCCAGGACGACTGGCCCGTGGGCATCCGCAACGTCGGCAACACCTGCTGGTTCAGCGCCGTCATCCAG TCACTGTTtcacctgcctgtgttcagGAGGCTGGTTCTCAACTACCACCTTTCTGAGCGAATCCTGGAGAAGTGTAAGAGCCATTCA GACAAGAGGAACATCGCCTTCATGCAGGAGCTGCGTTGTCTCTTCGCCCTCATGGTGGGCTCAACGCGCAGGTTCGTGGATCCGTCCGCCGCGGTGGAGTTACTGCGTGATGCCTTCAGGACCAGCGAGGCCCAACAG GACGTCAGTGAGTTTTCCCACAAACTGCTTGACTGGCTGGAGGATGCGTTTCAGCTGGCTGCCAATGGGAA TAACACAGAAGACAAACAGCAAAACCCCATGGTCCAGCTTTTCTATGGCACCTTTGTGACAGAACGAGCACATGAAG GCAAGTTGTTATATAACATCGAGCAGTTCGGCCAGTATCCGCTGCAAGTCAACGGCTTTAACAACTTGGACGAATGCCTGGAAGGTGCTATGGTCGAGAAGGAGATCGAATCGCTTCATTCAGATCACATCATTACATCTGGCCGAGAG AGATGGTTCAAAAAGCTCCCGCCTGTGCTGACATTTGAACTGTCCAGATTCGAATTCAACACCCAGCTTGGACGGCCGGAGAAGATCCACAAGAAGCTGGAGTTCCCACAGATCATTTATATGGACAG GTACCTTCATAAAAACATAGAGCAGACCCACGAAAGGAGAGGAGAAGTCAAGAGGCTAAAGGAGCAACTTGCAGTCCTTCAACAGAAGCTCGAGTG CTACAAAAGCTACGGCTCAGGACCCACCAAGTACCCTCTGGCAGacatgctgcagtttgtgctgGAGTTCGCTACCACGAAGCCGACCAGCGTTTCCCCGGCCGAAGACCTGAGACCGGCTGCATCGTCGCCGACCCCGTCGGGCCAGTCCGTCTGTGAACCCGCCTGCGACAACAG CGAGCACGGAGACGCCGACGCGTCAGAGGGCCTGGTTCCCAGTGTTTCCAGTTGCCAGCGGACGCCCATATACAAGCCCTTCACCCAGTGCAGACACCCCGTGGACTGCCCCCCACACCCGGCCCCGCACAGCATCACCGAGGAGGAGCTCCACTTCACCAAGACCTGCCTGCAGCGCTGGAGGGCCGAAGTGGAGAACGACATAAGCG AGTTGAAGGCCAGCATTGACAAGCTCACACAGATGCTGGAGGGCATGTACTCAGACAACAGCCTCTGCCAG GCGCCCTACAGGCTCCACGCGGTGCTGGTCCACGAGGGCCAGGCGTCGGCCGGCCACTACTGGGCCTACATCTACGACCACGCCAACCGGCGCTGGATGAAGTACAACGACGTCAACATCACGGAGTCCTcgtgggaggagctggagcgggaTTCCTTCGGCGGCGTGACCAACGCCAGCGCCTACTGCCTGATGTACATCGACGACCGGCGGCCCCACCTCATCACAG AAGACACTGACCATGAGACCGGGCAGGCGCTGCGGGGCGCCGActcgctgccgccgctgctcagGCGCTACGTGCACGAGGACAACCGCTGGTTCCAGCAGGAGATCGCCGAGTGGGAGGAGCAGTTCTGCCAGGCGGCGACCCCGCAGGGGGAGTCCACGGCGCCCGCAGAGCCCCCGGAGCCCGGCCCGGACGACGTGGCGCTCGCACCCGTCGGGCCGGCGCCTCAGTCAGGACCGTCCaccgaggagctggagcagggagcGGATCCGGAGGCGCAGccagatccagatccagcagaagacAAGGATCCAGAGTCGGAGAGCGCAGAGAAGCCTGAAG CCACAGAGGAATCTCAGCGAGCATCAGAGGCGCCACAGACGCCCAGCTGTCAGTGcaacgacagcagcagcagctcagctgccaCCGACACCGCAGGGTCCGATCAGAGCGTCACCTCAGCTGAGCCGGAGCTGCAGAGTCAG GCTCCTGGTCATGAAGGGGAGCTCAGTAACCAGGCTAAACCTGACCTGGCTGTGGCTGAGGGAGACGCAGCCGCTGTGGGCCTCGGCGCTGAGAGCGCTGCCGATGCGGAGGCTCCACCCGCGGagcgggcggaggaggagctgcagcaggaggccccGGCCAGACAGCGGCAGCCGGAGAACGAGGTCTCGGAGGTGGAGATCCCCAACGTGGGCAGGATCATGGTGAGGGCCGACGCCGATGGATACAATGAGGAG ATGATGCTGACTCCAGCTATGCAGGGAGTCATTCTAGCCATAGCCAAGGCCCGGCAGACCTTTGACAAGGAAGGCCCTGAGGCTGGCCTCATCAAG GCCTTCCACGAGGAGTACTCTCGCCTGTATGAGCTCTCCCAGGAGGTGACCACGCTCCAGGAGGACGCGCGCCTGCAGCACTCCCTCGTCTACTTCTTCCAGAACAAAGCGCCCAAGCGCATCATTGAGAGGACGCTGCTAGAACAGTTTACCGACCGCAACCTGAGCTTCGACGAGAG GGCCATTAGTATCATGAGGGAAGCCAGAGCCAAGCTGCGCCTCATCAAGCCTGAAGACATGGACATGGAAGAATACATG CAGTGGCATGACGACTACAGGATGTTCAGGACCGTGTTCGTCTACCTGCTGACGGGGCTGGAGCACTATCAGCACGGCAA GATTCGTGAGGCACTGATCTACTTGGCTCACGCGTTCGAGACCAATGATGCCCTGCTGAAGAACGGAGAGAAACGAGGAGTGGACAAGTTGCTTATTGCACCTTACCGGAGGAAATGCCTCACT GTGCTGAATGATCGAGCATCGCGGCTGTTCTGCAGCGGCGAGGAGAGCAAAGTGGAGGAGGCCGTCGCCATCATGGATGATGCTGTCATCCCCTGCCTTCACCTGATGAGCCGTGACTCTGCCTTGCTGCAGGAGGACCGGGAAGCCATGGAGAGCATCCGCAGccactggtgctgctgtttgGGCCAAGACATGGATG actcATTGCAGGTGAAGCTGGGAGAGTTTTTGCCCAGGGTTCTGGATGGATCAGCCGGGACTGTCGTGCTCAAAGACCCACCCAAAGTCCATGTCAACCAGGCCCACGATCTGTGCAGTCGCCTGGCTGCCGTCATGGAGTCCATTCACAACACCTCCATAGTCACCGTTAAATAA
- the usp28 gene encoding ubiquitin carboxyl-terminal hydrolase 28 isoform X2: protein MRTEQAENGENAANSNEMLINQLREITGIQDPHILCRALSASQGDIGHAVGLLTTQPSEVQVPGDKQESGISVDAWEGHTAVRNDELQAAIELSLQESHNAQEEERQFHRALEASAEENAARLKRRRCEAQSETCSPADWIRQDDWPVGIRNVGNTCWFSAVIQSLFHLPVFRRLVLNYHLSERILEKCKSHSDKRNIAFMQELRCLFALMVGSTRRFVDPSAAVELLRDAFRTSEAQQDVSEFSHKLLDWLEDAFQLAANGNNTEDKQQNPMVQLFYGTFVTERAHEGKLLYNIEQFGQYPLQVNGFNNLDECLEGAMVEKEIESLHSDHIITSGRERWFKKLPPVLTFELSRFEFNTQLGRPEKIHKKLEFPQIIYMDRYLHKNIEQTHERRGEVKRLKEQLAVLQQKLECYKSYGSGPTKYPLADMLQFVLEFATTKPTSVSPAEDLRPAASSPTPSGQSVCEPACDNSEHGDADASEGLVPSVSSCQRTPIYKPFTQCRHPVDCPPHPAPHSITEEELHFTKTCLQRWRAEVENDISELKASIDKLTQMLEGMYSDNSLCQAPYRLHAVLVHEGQASAGHYWAYIYDHANRRWMKYNDVNITESSWEELERDSFGGVTNASAYCLMYIDDRRPHLITEDTDHETGQALRGADSLPPLLRRYVHEDNRWFQQEIAEWEEQFCQAATPQGESTAPAEPPEPGPDDVALAPVGPAPQSGPSTEELEQGADPEAQPDPDPAEDKDPESESAEKPEATEESQRASEAPQTPSCQCNDSSSSSAATDTAGSDQSVTSAEPELQSQAPGHEGELSNQAKPDLAVAEGDAAAVGLGAESAADAEAPPAERAEEELQQEAPARQRQPENEVSEVEIPNVGRIMVRADADGYNEEMMLTPAMQGVILAIAKARQTFDKEGPEAGLIKAFHEEYSRLYELSQEVTTLQEDARLQHSLVYFFQNKAPKRIIERTLLEQFTDRNLSFDERAISIMREARAKLRLIKPEDMDMEEYMQWHDDYRMFRTVFVYLLTGLEHYQHGKIREALIYLAHAFETNDALLKNGEKRGVDKLLIAPYRRKCLTVLNDRASRLFCSGEESKVEEAVAIMDDAVIPCLHLMSRDSALLQEDREAMESIRSHWCCCLGQDMDDSLQVKLGEFLPRVLDGSAGTVVLKDPPKVHVNQAHDLCSRLAAVMESIHNTSIVTVK, encoded by the exons ATGAGAACTGAACAGGCGGAAAATGGCGAAAACGCAGCAAACTCG AACGAAATGCTGATCAACCAGCTGAGGGAGATCACCGGCATCCAGGACCCGCACATTCTCTGCAGGGCCTTGAGT GCCAGTCAGGGTGACATTGGACATGCTGTTGGACTCCTGACAACCCAGCCTTCAGAAGTCCAGGTTCCTGGAGACAAACAGGAGTCAGGGATCTCCGTAGACGCCTGGGAGGGCCACACAG CGGTTCGTAACGATGAGCTGCAGGCCGCCATCGAGCTCAGTCTGCAAGAGTCGCACAATgcccaggaggaggagagacagttCCACAG GGCTCTGGAGGCGAGCGCGGAGGAGAACGCCGCCagactgaagaggaggaggtgcgaAGCCCAGAGCGAGACGTGCAGCCCGGCGGACTGGATCCGCCAGGACGACTGGCCCGTGGGCATCCGCAACGTCGGCAACACCTGCTGGTTCAGCGCCGTCATCCAG TCACTGTTtcacctgcctgtgttcagGAGGCTGGTTCTCAACTACCACCTTTCTGAGCGAATCCTGGAGAAGTGTAAGAGCCATTCA GACAAGAGGAACATCGCCTTCATGCAGGAGCTGCGTTGTCTCTTCGCCCTCATGGTGGGCTCAACGCGCAGGTTCGTGGATCCGTCCGCCGCGGTGGAGTTACTGCGTGATGCCTTCAGGACCAGCGAGGCCCAACAG GACGTCAGTGAGTTTTCCCACAAACTGCTTGACTGGCTGGAGGATGCGTTTCAGCTGGCTGCCAATGGGAA TAACACAGAAGACAAACAGCAAAACCCCATGGTCCAGCTTTTCTATGGCACCTTTGTGACAGAACGAGCACATGAAG GCAAGTTGTTATATAACATCGAGCAGTTCGGCCAGTATCCGCTGCAAGTCAACGGCTTTAACAACTTGGACGAATGCCTGGAAGGTGCTATGGTCGAGAAGGAGATCGAATCGCTTCATTCAGATCACATCATTACATCTGGCCGAGAG AGATGGTTCAAAAAGCTCCCGCCTGTGCTGACATTTGAACTGTCCAGATTCGAATTCAACACCCAGCTTGGACGGCCGGAGAAGATCCACAAGAAGCTGGAGTTCCCACAGATCATTTATATGGACAG GTACCTTCATAAAAACATAGAGCAGACCCACGAAAGGAGAGGAGAAGTCAAGAGGCTAAAGGAGCAACTTGCAGTCCTTCAACAGAAGCTCGAGTG CTACAAAAGCTACGGCTCAGGACCCACCAAGTACCCTCTGGCAGacatgctgcagtttgtgctgGAGTTCGCTACCACGAAGCCGACCAGCGTTTCCCCGGCCGAAGACCTGAGACCGGCTGCATCGTCGCCGACCCCGTCGGGCCAGTCCGTCTGTGAACCCGCCTGCGACAACAG CGAGCACGGAGACGCCGACGCGTCAGAGGGCCTGGTTCCCAGTGTTTCCAGTTGCCAGCGGACGCCCATATACAAGCCCTTCACCCAGTGCAGACACCCCGTGGACTGCCCCCCACACCCGGCCCCGCACAGCATCACCGAGGAGGAGCTCCACTTCACCAAGACCTGCCTGCAGCGCTGGAGGGCCGAAGTGGAGAACGACATAAGCG AGTTGAAGGCCAGCATTGACAAGCTCACACAGATGCTGGAGGGCATGTACTCAGACAACAGCCTCTGCCAG GCGCCCTACAGGCTCCACGCGGTGCTGGTCCACGAGGGCCAGGCGTCGGCCGGCCACTACTGGGCCTACATCTACGACCACGCCAACCGGCGCTGGATGAAGTACAACGACGTCAACATCACGGAGTCCTcgtgggaggagctggagcgggaTTCCTTCGGCGGCGTGACCAACGCCAGCGCCTACTGCCTGATGTACATCGACGACCGGCGGCCCCACCTCATCACAG AAGACACTGACCATGAGACCGGGCAGGCGCTGCGGGGCGCCGActcgctgccgccgctgctcagGCGCTACGTGCACGAGGACAACCGCTGGTTCCAGCAGGAGATCGCCGAGTGGGAGGAGCAGTTCTGCCAGGCGGCGACCCCGCAGGGGGAGTCCACGGCGCCCGCAGAGCCCCCGGAGCCCGGCCCGGACGACGTGGCGCTCGCACCCGTCGGGCCGGCGCCTCAGTCAGGACCGTCCaccgaggagctggagcagggagcGGATCCGGAGGCGCAGccagatccagatccagcagaagacAAGGATCCAGAGTCGGAGAGCGCAGAGAAGCCTGAAG CCACAGAGGAATCTCAGCGAGCATCAGAGGCGCCACAGACGCCCAGCTGTCAGTGcaacgacagcagcagcagctcagctgccaCCGACACCGCAGGGTCCGATCAGAGCGTCACCTCAGCTGAGCCGGAGCTGCAGAGTCAG GCTCCTGGTCATGAAGGGGAGCTCAGTAACCAGGCTAAACCTGACCTGGCTGTGGCTGAGGGAGACGCAGCCGCTGTGGGCCTCGGCGCTGAGAGCGCTGCCGATGCGGAGGCTCCACCCGCGGagcgggcggaggaggagctgcagcaggaggccccGGCCAGACAGCGGCAGCCGGAGAACGAGGTCTCGGAGGTGGAGATCCCCAACGTGGGCAGGATCATGGTGAGGGCCGACGCCGATGGATACAATGAGGAG ATGATGCTGACTCCAGCTATGCAGGGAGTCATTCTAGCCATAGCCAAGGCCCGGCAGACCTTTGACAAGGAAGGCCCTGAGGCTGGCCTCATCAAG GCCTTCCACGAGGAGTACTCTCGCCTGTATGAGCTCTCCCAGGAGGTGACCACGCTCCAGGAGGACGCGCGCCTGCAGCACTCCCTCGTCTACTTCTTCCAGAACAAAGCGCCCAAGCGCATCATTGAGAGGACGCTGCTAGAACAGTTTACCGACCGCAACCTGAGCTTCGACGAGAG GGCCATTAGTATCATGAGGGAAGCCAGAGCCAAGCTGCGCCTCATCAAGCCTGAAGACATGGACATGGAAGAATACATG CAGTGGCATGACGACTACAGGATGTTCAGGACCGTGTTCGTCTACCTGCTGACGGGGCTGGAGCACTATCAGCACGGCAA GATTCGTGAGGCACTGATCTACTTGGCTCACGCGTTCGAGACCAATGATGCCCTGCTGAAGAACGGAGAGAAACGAGGAGTGGACAAGTTGCTTATTGCACCTTACCGGAGGAAATGCCTCACT GTGCTGAATGATCGAGCATCGCGGCTGTTCTGCAGCGGCGAGGAGAGCAAAGTGGAGGAGGCCGTCGCCATCATGGATGATGCTGTCATCCCCTGCCTTCACCTGATGAGCCGTGACTCTGCCTTGCTGCAGGAGGACCGGGAAGCCATGGAGAGCATCCGCAGccactggtgctgctgtttgGGCCAAGACATGGATG actcATTGCAGGTGAAGCTGGGAGAGTTTTTGCCCAGGGTTCTGGATGGATCAGCCGGGACTGTCGTGCTCAAAGACCCACCCAAAGTCCATGTCAACCAGGCCCACGATCTGTGCAGTCGCCTGGCTGCCGTCATGGAGTCCATTCACAACACCTCCATAGTCACCGTTAAATAA
- the usp28 gene encoding ubiquitin carboxyl-terminal hydrolase 28 isoform X3, whose translation MRTEQAENGENAANSQNEMLINQLREITGIQDPHILCRALSASQGDIGHAVGLLTTQPSEVQVPGDKQESGISVDAWEGHTAVRNDELQAAIELSLQESHNAQEEERQFHRALEASAEENAARLKRRRCEAQSETCSPADWIRQDDWPVGIRNVGNTCWFSAVIQSLFHLPVFRRLVLNYHLSERILEKCKSHSDKRNIAFMQELRCLFALMVGSTRRFVDPSAAVELLRDAFRTSEAQQDVSEFSHKLLDWLEDAFQLAANGNNTEDKQQNPMVQLFYGTFVTERAHEGKLLYNIEQFGQYPLQVNGFNNLDECLEGAMVEKEIESLHSDHIITSGRERWFKKLPPVLTFELSRFEFNTQLGRPEKIHKKLEFPQIIYMDRYLHKNIEQTHERRGEVKRLKEQLAVLQQKLECYKSYGSGPTKYPLADMLQFVLEFATTKPTSVSPAEDLRPAASSPTPSGQSVCEPACDNSEHGDADASEGLVPSVSSCQRTPIYKPFTQCRHPVDCPPHPAPHSITEEELHFTKTCLQRWRAEVENDISELKASIDKLTQMLEGMYSDNSLCQAPYRLHAVLVHEGQASAGHYWAYIYDHANRRWMKYNDVNITESSWEELERDSFGGVTNASAYCLMYIDDRRPHLITDTDHETGQALRGADSLPPLLRRYVHEDNRWFQQEIAEWEEQFCQAATPQGESTAPAEPPEPGPDDVALAPVGPAPQSGPSTEELEQGADPEAQPDPDPAEDKDPESESAEKPEATEESQRASEAPQTPSCQCNDSSSSSAATDTAGSDQSVTSAEPELQSQAPGHEGELSNQAKPDLAVAEGDAAAVGLGAESAADAEAPPAERAEEELQQEAPARQRQPENEVSEVEIPNVGRIMVRADADGYNEEMMLTPAMQGVILAIAKARQTFDKEGPEAGLIKAFHEEYSRLYELSQEVTTLQEDARLQHSLVYFFQNKAPKRIIERTLLEQFTDRNLSFDERAISIMREARAKLRLIKPEDMDMEEYMQWHDDYRMFRTVFVYLLTGLEHYQHGKIREALIYLAHAFETNDALLKNGEKRGVDKLLIAPYRRKCLTVLNDRASRLFCSGEESKVEEAVAIMDDAVIPCLHLMSRDSALLQEDREAMESIRSHWCCCLGQDMDDSLQVKLGEFLPRVLDGSAGTVVLKDPPKVHVNQAHDLCSRLAAVMESIHNTSIVTVK comes from the exons ATGAGAACTGAACAGGCGGAAAATGGCGAAAACGCAGCAAACTCG CAGAACGAAATGCTGATCAACCAGCTGAGGGAGATCACCGGCATCCAGGACCCGCACATTCTCTGCAGGGCCTTGAGT GCCAGTCAGGGTGACATTGGACATGCTGTTGGACTCCTGACAACCCAGCCTTCAGAAGTCCAGGTTCCTGGAGACAAACAGGAGTCAGGGATCTCCGTAGACGCCTGGGAGGGCCACACAG CGGTTCGTAACGATGAGCTGCAGGCCGCCATCGAGCTCAGTCTGCAAGAGTCGCACAATgcccaggaggaggagagacagttCCACAG GGCTCTGGAGGCGAGCGCGGAGGAGAACGCCGCCagactgaagaggaggaggtgcgaAGCCCAGAGCGAGACGTGCAGCCCGGCGGACTGGATCCGCCAGGACGACTGGCCCGTGGGCATCCGCAACGTCGGCAACACCTGCTGGTTCAGCGCCGTCATCCAG TCACTGTTtcacctgcctgtgttcagGAGGCTGGTTCTCAACTACCACCTTTCTGAGCGAATCCTGGAGAAGTGTAAGAGCCATTCA GACAAGAGGAACATCGCCTTCATGCAGGAGCTGCGTTGTCTCTTCGCCCTCATGGTGGGCTCAACGCGCAGGTTCGTGGATCCGTCCGCCGCGGTGGAGTTACTGCGTGATGCCTTCAGGACCAGCGAGGCCCAACAG GACGTCAGTGAGTTTTCCCACAAACTGCTTGACTGGCTGGAGGATGCGTTTCAGCTGGCTGCCAATGGGAA TAACACAGAAGACAAACAGCAAAACCCCATGGTCCAGCTTTTCTATGGCACCTTTGTGACAGAACGAGCACATGAAG GCAAGTTGTTATATAACATCGAGCAGTTCGGCCAGTATCCGCTGCAAGTCAACGGCTTTAACAACTTGGACGAATGCCTGGAAGGTGCTATGGTCGAGAAGGAGATCGAATCGCTTCATTCAGATCACATCATTACATCTGGCCGAGAG AGATGGTTCAAAAAGCTCCCGCCTGTGCTGACATTTGAACTGTCCAGATTCGAATTCAACACCCAGCTTGGACGGCCGGAGAAGATCCACAAGAAGCTGGAGTTCCCACAGATCATTTATATGGACAG GTACCTTCATAAAAACATAGAGCAGACCCACGAAAGGAGAGGAGAAGTCAAGAGGCTAAAGGAGCAACTTGCAGTCCTTCAACAGAAGCTCGAGTG CTACAAAAGCTACGGCTCAGGACCCACCAAGTACCCTCTGGCAGacatgctgcagtttgtgctgGAGTTCGCTACCACGAAGCCGACCAGCGTTTCCCCGGCCGAAGACCTGAGACCGGCTGCATCGTCGCCGACCCCGTCGGGCCAGTCCGTCTGTGAACCCGCCTGCGACAACAG CGAGCACGGAGACGCCGACGCGTCAGAGGGCCTGGTTCCCAGTGTTTCCAGTTGCCAGCGGACGCCCATATACAAGCCCTTCACCCAGTGCAGACACCCCGTGGACTGCCCCCCACACCCGGCCCCGCACAGCATCACCGAGGAGGAGCTCCACTTCACCAAGACCTGCCTGCAGCGCTGGAGGGCCGAAGTGGAGAACGACATAAGCG AGTTGAAGGCCAGCATTGACAAGCTCACACAGATGCTGGAGGGCATGTACTCAGACAACAGCCTCTGCCAG GCGCCCTACAGGCTCCACGCGGTGCTGGTCCACGAGGGCCAGGCGTCGGCCGGCCACTACTGGGCCTACATCTACGACCACGCCAACCGGCGCTGGATGAAGTACAACGACGTCAACATCACGGAGTCCTcgtgggaggagctggagcgggaTTCCTTCGGCGGCGTGACCAACGCCAGCGCCTACTGCCTGATGTACATCGACGACCGGCGGCCCCACCTCATCACAG ACACTGACCATGAGACCGGGCAGGCGCTGCGGGGCGCCGActcgctgccgccgctgctcagGCGCTACGTGCACGAGGACAACCGCTGGTTCCAGCAGGAGATCGCCGAGTGGGAGGAGCAGTTCTGCCAGGCGGCGACCCCGCAGGGGGAGTCCACGGCGCCCGCAGAGCCCCCGGAGCCCGGCCCGGACGACGTGGCGCTCGCACCCGTCGGGCCGGCGCCTCAGTCAGGACCGTCCaccgaggagctggagcagggagcGGATCCGGAGGCGCAGccagatccagatccagcagaagacAAGGATCCAGAGTCGGAGAGCGCAGAGAAGCCTGAAG CCACAGAGGAATCTCAGCGAGCATCAGAGGCGCCACAGACGCCCAGCTGTCAGTGcaacgacagcagcagcagctcagctgccaCCGACACCGCAGGGTCCGATCAGAGCGTCACCTCAGCTGAGCCGGAGCTGCAGAGTCAG GCTCCTGGTCATGAAGGGGAGCTCAGTAACCAGGCTAAACCTGACCTGGCTGTGGCTGAGGGAGACGCAGCCGCTGTGGGCCTCGGCGCTGAGAGCGCTGCCGATGCGGAGGCTCCACCCGCGGagcgggcggaggaggagctgcagcaggaggccccGGCCAGACAGCGGCAGCCGGAGAACGAGGTCTCGGAGGTGGAGATCCCCAACGTGGGCAGGATCATGGTGAGGGCCGACGCCGATGGATACAATGAGGAG ATGATGCTGACTCCAGCTATGCAGGGAGTCATTCTAGCCATAGCCAAGGCCCGGCAGACCTTTGACAAGGAAGGCCCTGAGGCTGGCCTCATCAAG GCCTTCCACGAGGAGTACTCTCGCCTGTATGAGCTCTCCCAGGAGGTGACCACGCTCCAGGAGGACGCGCGCCTGCAGCACTCCCTCGTCTACTTCTTCCAGAACAAAGCGCCCAAGCGCATCATTGAGAGGACGCTGCTAGAACAGTTTACCGACCGCAACCTGAGCTTCGACGAGAG GGCCATTAGTATCATGAGGGAAGCCAGAGCCAAGCTGCGCCTCATCAAGCCTGAAGACATGGACATGGAAGAATACATG CAGTGGCATGACGACTACAGGATGTTCAGGACCGTGTTCGTCTACCTGCTGACGGGGCTGGAGCACTATCAGCACGGCAA GATTCGTGAGGCACTGATCTACTTGGCTCACGCGTTCGAGACCAATGATGCCCTGCTGAAGAACGGAGAGAAACGAGGAGTGGACAAGTTGCTTATTGCACCTTACCGGAGGAAATGCCTCACT GTGCTGAATGATCGAGCATCGCGGCTGTTCTGCAGCGGCGAGGAGAGCAAAGTGGAGGAGGCCGTCGCCATCATGGATGATGCTGTCATCCCCTGCCTTCACCTGATGAGCCGTGACTCTGCCTTGCTGCAGGAGGACCGGGAAGCCATGGAGAGCATCCGCAGccactggtgctgctgtttgGGCCAAGACATGGATG actcATTGCAGGTGAAGCTGGGAGAGTTTTTGCCCAGGGTTCTGGATGGATCAGCCGGGACTGTCGTGCTCAAAGACCCACCCAAAGTCCATGTCAACCAGGCCCACGATCTGTGCAGTCGCCTGGCTGCCGTCATGGAGTCCATTCACAACACCTCCATAGTCACCGTTAAATAA